The following proteins are co-located in the Castanea sativa cultivar Marrone di Chiusa Pesio chromosome 8, ASM4071231v1 genome:
- the LOC142607156 gene encoding uncharacterized protein LOC142607156 has translation MIHSRTKGISQTQIILGRHFINHIHSHTHKYDHTPKNKSHHQQRPHNHKPTPKPRKSIPFVSDVKAVQDPGEALFLFYDYHKMGFKHDYPSYSSLIYKLARSRNFEAVETILGLIQDRDIRCRETLFIVLIQHYGKAHLVDKAVELFHRMPSFNCVRTLQSCNTLLNALVDNDQLNDAIEIFNRSYKMGFRPNSISFNVLIKGWLQKGEWEQACKMFDEMLEKKVEPSVVTYNCLIGFLSRKGDLDKAMSLFEDMIPKGKHPNAITYALLMEGLCSVGKYTEAKKMMFDMDYQGCKPRLVNYSVLMSDLGKRGKIEEAKSLLNEIRKRHFKPDVVTYNILINYMCKEGRMAEAYKVLIEMQVGGCEPNAATYRMMVDGFCRVGDFEGGLNVLNAMLTSRHCPRSETFKCLIMGLLKCGKIDAACFVLEEMEKRKIQFDLEAWEALVGDACSGGGGAGGLITELISSCHFRESITQ, from the coding sequence ATGATCCATTCAAGAACAAAGGGCATCAGTCAAACACAAATCATTCTAGGTCGCCATTTCATCAATCACATCCATTCTCATACTCATAAATATGACCACACTCCCAAGAACAAATCACACCATCAACAAAGACCTCACAATCACAAACCGACCCCAAAGCCTCGCAAGTCCATACCATTCGTCTCCGATGTCAAAGCCGTACAAGACCCAGGCGAGGCTTTATTTCTCTTCTACGACTACCACAAAATGGGCTTCAAGCACGACTATCCCTCTTACTCTTCTCTCATTTACAAGCTTGCTCGTTCTCGCAACTTTGAAGCTGTAGAGACCATTCTTGGTCTTATACAGGACCGAGACATTCGATGCAGAGAGACCCTTTTCATCGTTTTGATTCAACACTATGGAAAAGCCCATTTGGTGGACAAAGCCGTTGAGCTTTTTCATAGAATGCCTTCTTTTAATTGTGTTCGTACGTTGCAGTCTTGTAATACGCTTCTTAATGCACTCGTCGATAATGACCAGTTAAATGATGCAATCGAGATTTTCAATCGTTCTTATAAAATGGGTTTTCGTCCGAATTCGATTTCTTTCAATGTACTGATCAAAGGGTGGCTTCAGAAGGGTGAGTGGGAACAAGCGTGTAAGatgtttgatgaaatgcttgAGAAAAAAGTGGAACCTAGTGTTGTGACTTATAATTGTCTTATTGGATTTTTGTCTAGGAAGGGTGATTTAGATAAAGCAATGAGCTTGTTTGAAGATATGATACCGAAAGGAAAACATCCGAATGCTATAACTTATGCACTATTGATGGAGGGTTTGTGTTCCGTAGGAAAGTATACTGAAGCTAAAAAGATGATGTTTGATATGGATTATCAAGGGTGTAAACCGCGGCTGGTGAATTATAGTGTTTTGATGAGTGATCTTGGGAAGAGAGGGAAGATTGAGGAGGCAAAATCTTTACTTAATGAGATAAGGAAAAGGCATTTTAAGCCGGATGTTGTGACCTAtaatatattgataaattatatgTGCAAGGAAGGTAGAATGGCTGAGGCATATAAAGTTTTGATTGAAATGCAGGTTGGAGGTTGTGAGCCAAATGCAGCTACTTATCGAATGATGGTTGATGGGTTTTGCAGGGTTGGAGATTTTGAGGGAGGTTTGAATGTTTTGAATGCAATGTTGACGAGTAGGCATTGTCCTCGTTCAGAAACATTTAAATGTTTGATAATGGGACTATTGAAATGTGGGAAGATTGATGCTGCTTGCTTTGTTCTGGAGGagatggaaaaaagaaagattcaaTTTGATTTGGAGGCTTGGGAAGCTCTAGTTGGGGATGCATGTAGTGGGGGTGGAGGTGCAGGTGGACTTATAACTGAACTGATCTCGTCCTGTCATTTTAGGGAATCAATAACTCAATGA
- the LOC142606923 gene encoding protein SODIUM POTASSIUM ROOT DEFECTIVE 3-like, whose protein sequence is MKRMDLFCASPASTAICSSMEQRSMVRRGPRPYNRHNPHLHDRPKSLPHVPCSSHQLPFNPKPYYEKHKRPSSVKQSDYLRRKSSANTNDPSNNSPPGSSRFLLSDSDTHFINWLSESEPVTALVPAESPKLKRLSSNHSPALKSSSSARSLDQVVVLRVSLHCKGCEGKVRKHISKMEGVTSFSIDLETKKVTVIGDVTPLGVLASVSKVKNAQLWPSPLSSSPSPSSQWSA, encoded by the exons ATGAAAAGAATGGATCTTTTCTGTGCATCACCGGCCTCCACGGCCATATGCTCCAGCATGGAACAACGTTCCATGGTCCGCCGTGGCCCAAGACCCTATAATCGCCACAATCCACACCTCCATGATCGACCAAAAAGCCTACCTCATGTCCCATGTTCATCTCATCAATTACCCTTTAATCCTAAGCCTTACTATGAAAAGCATAAGAGGCCCAGTTCCGTTAAACAAAGTGACTACTTACGTAGAAAAAGCTCTGCTAACACAAATGATCCAAGTAATAATAGTCCTCCTGGTTCCTCTAGATTTCTCTTAAGTGACAGCGACACACACTTTATCAACTGGTTATCAGAGTCTGAGCCTGTCACTGCATTGGTTCCTGCTGAATCGCCGAAGCTTAAGCGCCTCAGCTCAAATCACTCTCCTGCCTTGAAATCCTCTTCCTCAGCTCGCTCCCTTGATCAG GTCGTGGTTTTGAGGGTGTCACTGCATTGCAAGGGCTGTGAGGGAAAAGTGAGaaaacatatttcaaaaatgGAAG GAGTGACATCATTTAGTATTGATTTAGAGACAAAGAAAGTGACAGTCATTGGGGACGTGACACCTTTAGGTGTACTCGCAAGTGTTTCCAAAGTgaaaaatgcacaactttggCCGTCTCCTTTATCATCATCTCCATCACCATCTTCCCAATGGTCAGCATAA